A stretch of the Thermus thermophilus genome encodes the following:
- the zapE gene encoding AFG1/ZapE family ATPase has protein sequence MRLVERTPEVDLDRLLQGFVPPPRFLGATFQTYRPDPRYPSQALAKERLRRWVHDRPRGFLRPRLPGPQGIYLDGGFGVGKTHLLVAAYLEAPPPKAFLTFEELTYTLGLLGLREGARRFSGLRYLFLDEFELDDPGNAQMVTHFLALTMDRGLRVATTSNTPPGALGEGRFNAEQFRHQIQSLARRFAVERIEGEDFRHRDPDRLPDPLPEERLLALYREDPRPKSLDDFPELIAHLRRLHPIRYRYLFDGLEAVYLRGLEPLHDQNDALRFVHFVDQLYNLGLDLKASGAPLKDLFPESYRHGAFAKKYGRALSRLAELLG, from the coding sequence ATGCGGCTCGTGGAGCGCACCCCTGAGGTGGACCTGGACCGGCTCCTCCAGGGCTTCGTGCCCCCGCCCCGCTTCCTCGGGGCCACCTTTCAGACCTACCGGCCCGACCCCCGCTACCCCTCCCAGGCCCTGGCCAAGGAGCGGCTCCGCCGCTGGGTGCACGACCGCCCCCGGGGGTTCCTCCGCCCCCGGCTTCCCGGGCCCCAGGGGATCTACCTGGACGGGGGGTTCGGGGTGGGGAAGACCCACCTCCTGGTGGCCGCCTACCTCGAGGCCCCTCCCCCCAAGGCCTTCCTCACCTTTGAGGAGCTCACCTACACCCTGGGGCTTTTGGGCCTTAGGGAGGGGGCGAGGCGGTTTTCCGGGCTCCGCTACCTCTTCCTGGACGAGTTTGAGCTGGACGACCCGGGGAACGCCCAGATGGTCACCCACTTCCTCGCCCTCACCATGGACCGGGGCCTGAGGGTCGCCACCACCTCCAACACCCCGCCCGGGGCCCTGGGGGAGGGGCGGTTCAACGCCGAGCAGTTCCGCCACCAGATCCAAAGCCTCGCCCGCCGCTTCGCCGTGGAGCGGATTGAGGGGGAGGACTTCCGCCACCGGGACCCGGACCGCCTGCCCGACCCCCTCCCCGAGGAAAGGCTCCTCGCCCTTTACCGGGAGGACCCCAGGCCCAAGAGCCTGGACGATTTTCCCGAGCTCATCGCCCACCTGAGGCGGCTCCACCCCATCCGCTACCGCTACCTCTTTGACGGCCTGGAGGCCGTCTACCTCCGCGGCCTAGAACCCCTCCACGACCAGAACGACGCCCTGCGCTTCGTCCACTTCGTGGACCAGCTCTACAACCTGGGCCTGGACCTCAAGGCCTCCGGGGCCCCCCTGAAGGACCTCTTCCCCGAAAGCTACCGCCACGGGGCCTTCGCCAAGAAGTACGGCCGGGCCCTTTCCCGGCTCGCCGAGCTTTTGGGGTAG
- a CDS encoding phosphopentomutase, with translation MKAVAIVLDSVGLGYLPDAPLFGDEGADTLDHTVLKTGIALPHLAGLGLGRVPGVHTLPRAERPRGGFGRMREVNPGKDTTTGHWEFVGIHLEKPFRTFPQGFPEDFLREWAEAIGVGGWLLNRPYSGTEAIRDYGEAHLKTGYPIVYTSADSVFQVAAHVDVVPVEELYRFCQVARERLVGELQVARVIARPFAGEPGRFYRLEHLRKDFALEPPRNVLDVLREGGLEVVGVGKIPDIYAGRGFTRKVKTEDNRDGLEKTLALMGEPFSGLLFTNLVDFDSKYGHRRDPEGYGRALVELDAFLPRLLAALGPEDHLFLVSDHGNDPTFFGTDHTREYGMLLWVGPGVEGDLGTRETFADLGATWARLFRLAWDGPGTSLV, from the coding sequence TTGAAGGCGGTGGCCATCGTTTTGGACTCCGTGGGCCTGGGCTACCTGCCCGACGCCCCCCTCTTCGGCGACGAGGGGGCGGACACCTTGGACCACACGGTCCTGAAGACCGGGATCGCCCTCCCCCACCTGGCCGGCCTCGGCCTCGGCCGGGTCCCCGGGGTCCACACCCTGCCCCGCGCCGAGCGGCCCCGGGGCGGGTTCGGCCGCATGCGGGAGGTGAACCCCGGCAAGGACACCACCACGGGGCACTGGGAGTTCGTGGGGATCCACCTGGAAAAGCCTTTCCGCACCTTTCCCCAGGGGTTTCCCGAGGACTTTCTCCGGGAGTGGGCCGAGGCCATCGGGGTGGGAGGGTGGCTTTTGAACCGCCCCTACTCGGGGACGGAGGCCATCCGCGACTACGGGGAGGCCCACCTTAAGACGGGCTACCCCATCGTCTACACCTCCGCCGACTCTGTCTTCCAGGTGGCGGCCCACGTGGACGTGGTTCCCGTGGAGGAGCTCTACCGCTTTTGCCAGGTGGCCCGGGAGAGGCTCGTGGGCGAGCTCCAGGTGGCCCGGGTGATCGCCCGGCCCTTCGCCGGGGAGCCGGGGAGGTTTTACCGGCTGGAGCACCTCCGGAAGGACTTCGCCCTGGAGCCCCCGAGGAACGTCCTGGACGTTTTGCGGGAGGGGGGCCTCGAGGTGGTGGGGGTGGGGAAGATCCCCGACATCTATGCGGGGCGCGGCTTCACCCGCAAGGTCAAGACGGAGGACAACCGGGACGGTCTGGAGAAGACCTTGGCCCTCATGGGAGAGCCCTTTTCCGGCCTCCTCTTCACCAACCTGGTGGACTTTGACTCCAAGTACGGCCACCGCCGCGACCCCGAAGGGTACGGGAGGGCCCTCGTGGAGCTGGACGCCTTCCTCCCGAGGCTTCTTGCCGCCTTGGGACCCGAGGACCACCTCTTCCTGGTCTCGGACCACGGCAACGACCCCACCTTCTTCGGCACCGACCACACCCGGGAGTACGGGATGCTCCTCTGGGTGGGGCCGGGGGTGGAGGGGGACTTGGGCACCCGGGAGACCTTCGCCGACCTCGGGGCCACCTGGGCCCGCCTCTTCCGCCTGGCCTGGGACGGCCCCGGAACGAGCCTTGTCTGA
- the cdaA gene encoding diadenylate cyclase CdaA encodes MPLTWRDLLDIFLVGVLLYSLYRILAGTRALNLVRGVLVYLATWFLASLLGLSTLSWILGNAATLGAFALIVVFQPELRGLLERLGRGQGALRPPPVALELEELLLGLRRLAERRHGALLALERRTPLGEYAASGEVLNARLSARLLETLFYPGTPLHDGGAIVREGRLFAAGCVFPLSEVGMGLGTRHRAALGLSEVSDALVIVVSEETGAIRVAEGGRLSPPLSLEALRARLKEVVRDA; translated from the coding sequence ATGCCCCTCACCTGGCGCGACCTCTTGGACATCTTCCTTGTGGGCGTCCTCCTCTACTCCCTCTACCGCATCCTCGCCGGTACCCGGGCCCTGAACCTCGTCCGCGGCGTTTTGGTCTACCTCGCCACCTGGTTTCTGGCGAGCCTCCTCGGCCTCTCCACCCTAAGCTGGATCCTGGGAAACGCCGCCACCTTGGGCGCGTTCGCCCTCATCGTGGTCTTCCAGCCGGAGCTTCGCGGGCTTCTGGAGCGGCTTGGCCGGGGCCAGGGGGCGCTTAGGCCCCCCCCGGTGGCCTTGGAGCTGGAAGAACTCCTCCTCGGGCTTCGCCGCCTGGCCGAGCGGCGCCACGGGGCCCTCCTCGCCCTGGAGCGGCGCACCCCCTTGGGGGAGTATGCGGCAAGCGGCGAGGTGCTGAACGCCCGGCTCTCCGCCCGGCTTCTGGAGACCCTCTTCTACCCCGGCACTCCCCTGCACGACGGGGGGGCCATCGTGCGGGAGGGGAGGCTGTTCGCCGCGGGGTGCGTCTTCCCCCTCTCCGAGGTGGGCATGGGCCTCGGCACCCGGCACCGGGCGGCCTTGGGCCTCTCCGAGGTGTCCGACGCCCTGGTCATCGTGGTGAGCGAGGAAACGGGGGCCATCCGGGTGGCCGAGGGGGGGAGGCTCTCCCCGCCCCTCTCCCTCGAGGCCCTGCGGGCGCGCCTCAAGGAGGTGGTGCGGGATGCGTGA
- a CDS encoding YbbR-like domain-containing protein yields MRDWPAFLLALLVAFALWYSLQERAPVVERSLRVPLQVVGLGEGRRALGLPREVLLRLRGPAPLLEGRALPVSAYLDLSGAEGEVVREVRVATPQGVEVLEAVPARVGVVVEVEAQRQIPVEVLAQGAWVLTDPAFVEAVGPESRVEAAVSAVGLDLGDEVALFPFGPEGPLEGVELRPNRVRVVERREALFLKEVPLSLKPPPGRRLLDYAPKTVRLVGPREALEGLTGVTATLQEDLGPGEAEVALAPDLPPGVQTLGPVRVRVALE; encoded by the coding sequence ATGCGTGACTGGCCCGCCTTCCTGCTGGCCCTCCTCGTGGCCTTCGCCCTCTGGTACAGCCTCCAGGAGCGGGCCCCCGTGGTGGAGCGGAGCCTCAGGGTCCCCCTCCAGGTGGTGGGGCTTGGGGAGGGGCGGCGCGCCCTGGGCCTTCCCCGGGAGGTCCTCCTGCGGCTTAGGGGGCCTGCGCCCTTGTTGGAGGGGCGGGCCCTTCCCGTCTCCGCCTACCTGGACCTCTCCGGGGCCGAGGGGGAGGTGGTGCGGGAGGTGCGGGTGGCGACCCCTCAAGGGGTGGAGGTCCTCGAGGCGGTGCCCGCCCGGGTGGGGGTGGTGGTGGAGGTGGAGGCCCAGCGCCAGATCCCCGTGGAGGTCCTGGCCCAGGGGGCCTGGGTCCTCACCGACCCCGCCTTCGTGGAGGCGGTGGGGCCGGAAAGCCGGGTGGAGGCCGCCGTGAGCGCCGTGGGCCTGGACCTGGGGGACGAGGTGGCCCTCTTCCCCTTCGGCCCGGAGGGCCCCTTGGAGGGCGTGGAGCTCCGGCCCAACCGGGTCCGGGTGGTGGAGCGCCGGGAGGCCCTTTTCCTCAAGGAGGTGCCCCTCTCCCTGAAGCCCCCCCCGGGGCGCCGCCTCCTGGACTACGCCCCCAAGACGGTGCGCCTCGTGGGCCCGCGGGAGGCCCTGGAGGGCCTTACGGGGGTGACCGCCACCCTCCAAGAGGACCTGGGCCCGGGGGAGGCGGAGGTGGCGCTGGCCCCGGACCTCCCCCCGGGGGTCCAGACCCTGGGACCGGTTCGGGTGCGGGTTGCGCTAGAATAG
- the def gene encoding peptide deformylase, whose product MVYPIRLYGDPVLRRKARPVEDFSGIKRLAEDMLETMFEAKGVGLAAPQIGLSQRLFVAVEYADEPEGEEERPLRELVRRVYVVANPVITYREGLVEGTEGCLSLPGLYSEEVPRAERIRVEYQDEEGRRRVLALEGYMARVFQHEIDHLDGILFFERLPKPKREAFLEANRAELVRFQKEARALLKELSQG is encoded by the coding sequence ATGGTCTACCCCATCCGGCTTTACGGAGACCCCGTCCTCCGCCGCAAGGCCCGGCCCGTGGAGGACTTCTCGGGGATTAAGCGCCTGGCGGAGGACATGCTGGAGACGATGTTTGAGGCCAAGGGGGTGGGGCTTGCCGCCCCCCAGATCGGCCTCTCCCAGCGCCTCTTCGTGGCGGTGGAGTACGCCGACGAGCCTGAGGGGGAGGAGGAGAGGCCCCTGAGGGAGCTCGTGCGCCGGGTCTACGTGGTGGCGAACCCGGTGATCACCTACCGGGAGGGGCTGGTGGAGGGGACGGAGGGGTGCCTCTCCCTGCCCGGCCTCTACTCCGAGGAGGTGCCCCGGGCGGAGCGCATCCGGGTGGAGTACCAGGACGAGGAGGGCCGTAGGCGCGTGTTGGCGCTCGAGGGGTACATGGCCCGGGTCTTCCAGCACGAGATAGACCATTTGGACGGGATCCTCTTCTTTGAGCGCCTGCCCAAGCCCAAGCGGGAGGCCTTCCTGGAGGCCAACCGGGCGGAGCTCGTCCGCTTCCAGAAGGAGGCCCGGGCCTTGCTGAAGGAGCTTTCCCAGGGATGA
- the fmt gene encoding methionyl-tRNA formyltransferase, whose amino-acid sequence MRVAFFGTPLWAVPVLDALRKRHQVVLVVSQPDKPQGRGLRPAPSPVARYAEAEGLPLLRPARLREEAFLEALRQAAPEVAVVAAYGKLIPKEALDIPPHGFLNLHPSLLPKYRGAAPVQRALLAGEQETGVSIMRLDEGLDTGPLYAVWRTPILPDEDAVALGNRLRDKGVELLLEVLERLPELTPRPQEGEASYAPPLSKEEGRLDFGESAEALYRRHRAVQPWPGSYFFHRGLRVKALRLRPESGEGEPGVVARVGPEGVAVGTASGLLLLEEVQPEGRRAMPAADWARGYGVAPGTRLGQV is encoded by the coding sequence ATGAGGGTGGCCTTCTTCGGCACCCCCCTTTGGGCCGTCCCCGTGCTGGACGCCCTGCGCAAGCGCCACCAGGTGGTCCTGGTGGTCTCCCAGCCCGACAAGCCCCAGGGCCGGGGTCTGAGGCCCGCCCCGAGCCCCGTGGCCCGCTACGCCGAGGCGGAGGGGCTTCCCCTTTTGCGCCCGGCGCGGCTTAGGGAGGAGGCCTTCCTCGAGGCCTTGCGCCAGGCCGCGCCCGAGGTGGCCGTGGTGGCGGCCTACGGGAAGCTCATCCCCAAGGAGGCCTTGGACATCCCCCCACACGGCTTCCTCAACCTCCACCCTTCCCTCCTCCCCAAGTACCGGGGGGCGGCCCCCGTCCAGCGGGCCCTCCTCGCCGGGGAGCAGGAGACCGGGGTCTCCATCATGCGCCTGGACGAGGGCCTGGACACCGGCCCCCTCTACGCCGTCTGGCGGACGCCCATCCTGCCGGACGAGGACGCCGTGGCCTTGGGGAACCGGCTCAGGGACAAGGGGGTGGAGCTCCTTCTTGAGGTTTTGGAGCGCCTTCCGGAGCTCACCCCTAGGCCCCAGGAAGGGGAGGCCTCCTACGCCCCGCCCCTTTCCAAGGAGGAGGGGCGGCTGGACTTCGGGGAGAGCGCCGAGGCCCTCTACCGCCGCCACCGGGCCGTCCAGCCCTGGCCCGGGAGCTACTTCTTCCACCGGGGCCTTCGGGTCAAGGCCCTGAGGCTCCGCCCCGAGTCTGGGGAAGGGGAGCCCGGGGTGGTGGCCCGGGTGGGGCCGGAGGGCGTGGCGGTGGGCACGGCCTCGGGCCTCCTCCTCCTGGAGGAGGTCCAGCCCGAGGGAAGGCGGGCCATGCCCGCCGCCGACTGGGCCCGGGGCTACGGCGTGGCCCCGGGGACCCGGCTCGGCCAGGTATAG
- the rapZ gene encoding RNase adapter RapZ, translating into MRFLVLTGLSGAGKTTARGFLEDLGYFMVDNLPPRLWPPLLQEAAARGLARVGVVVDARALAFFQDLEEVLEALRPTVIYLEARPEVLLRRYNLTRRVHPLGAGNLMREIAEERRALAGLRGRAQLVVDTSELSPRGLKEALVRLLGEEEGFLLRLVSFGFKWGPPQEADLVLDVRPLPNPHYDPALRPRTGLDPEVRRYVFSEAAEPYYRALLAVAGLAAEGARAEGRAFYTVAVGCTGGRHRSVAVAERLAEELSGRFAVEVVHRDVAREG; encoded by the coding sequence ATGCGCTTCCTCGTCCTCACGGGCCTCTCCGGGGCGGGCAAGACCACGGCCCGGGGTTTTCTGGAGGACCTCGGCTACTTCATGGTGGACAACCTCCCCCCCAGGCTCTGGCCCCCCCTCCTCCAGGAGGCGGCGGCCCGGGGCCTCGCCCGGGTGGGGGTGGTGGTGGACGCCCGGGCCCTGGCCTTCTTCCAGGACCTGGAGGAGGTCCTGGAGGCGTTGCGGCCCACCGTGATCTACCTCGAGGCCCGGCCCGAGGTCCTCCTCCGCCGCTACAACCTCACCCGCCGGGTCCACCCCTTGGGGGCGGGGAACCTGATGCGGGAGATTGCCGAGGAGAGGCGGGCCCTGGCGGGCCTCAGGGGGCGGGCCCAACTGGTGGTGGACACCTCGGAGCTCTCGCCTCGAGGGCTCAAGGAGGCCCTGGTTCGCCTTCTGGGCGAGGAGGAAGGGTTCCTCCTCCGCCTGGTCTCCTTCGGCTTCAAGTGGGGCCCCCCCCAGGAGGCGGACCTGGTCCTGGACGTCCGCCCCCTGCCCAACCCCCACTACGACCCGGCCCTCAGGCCCCGAACGGGCCTGGACCCCGAGGTTCGGCGCTACGTCTTCTCCGAGGCCGCGGAGCCCTACTACCGGGCCCTCCTCGCCGTGGCCGGGCTCGCGGCCGAAGGGGCGCGGGCGGAGGGGCGGGCCTTTTACACCGTGGCCGTGGGCTGCACCGGGGGAAGGCACCGGAGCGTGGCCGTGGCGGAGCGCCTGGCGGAGGAGCTTTCCGGCAGGTTCGCCGTGGAGGTGGTGCACCGGGATGTGGCGCGGGAAGGGTAG
- a CDS encoding gluconeogenesis factor YvcK family protein translates to MWRGKGRGVWAHPAWRWLHPGMRVKRYAALAGLGVGMAAWGLGQALPLPTLPPLAAWGVAALGGGLLVLGVRAMNRSMLSAFTRPEEVPERVYVRRRLERGPRVVAFGGGTGLSRALSGLKEGTANLTAVVAVTDDGGSTGRLRLAYGLPAVGDLVDCLAALSDHPALPRLLAYRFRRGEFSGHTFGNLFLVTLYEASGDFAEAVRQANAILNLRGQVLPATPQAVRLAARLQDGRRVVGEVALREAGGRVREVGLEPEPSVVMGEVLEALRRADLVLLGPGSLYTSVIPSFLPGPIREAVRRSGALVVYVVNLMTEPGETDGYTAYDHYKAVAHHLGRRPDVVVVHTAPIPEPVLRRYAAEGRHPVAYDPRPFRVDGVRVLEGDFREAGELAQHDPKKLARAVLKLV, encoded by the coding sequence ATGTGGCGCGGGAAGGGTAGGGGCGTGTGGGCCCACCCGGCGTGGCGCTGGCTCCACCCCGGGATGCGGGTCAAGCGCTACGCCGCCCTGGCGGGCCTCGGGGTGGGGATGGCGGCCTGGGGGCTGGGCCAGGCCCTCCCCTTGCCCACCCTGCCGCCCCTCGCCGCCTGGGGGGTCGCCGCCCTGGGTGGGGGGCTTTTGGTCCTCGGGGTGCGGGCCATGAACCGGAGCATGCTTTCCGCCTTCACCCGGCCCGAGGAGGTGCCGGAACGGGTCTACGTCCGAAGGCGGCTGGAGCGGGGGCCTAGGGTCGTGGCCTTCGGGGGGGGGACGGGGCTTTCCCGGGCCCTTTCCGGCCTCAAGGAGGGGACGGCCAACCTCACCGCCGTGGTGGCGGTCACGGACGACGGGGGGTCCACGGGGCGGCTTAGGCTCGCCTACGGCCTCCCGGCGGTGGGGGACCTGGTGGACTGCCTGGCCGCCCTCTCCGATCACCCCGCCCTTCCCCGCCTCCTCGCCTACCGTTTCCGCCGGGGGGAGTTTTCCGGCCACACCTTCGGCAACCTCTTCCTCGTCACCCTGTACGAGGCGAGCGGGGACTTCGCCGAAGCGGTGCGCCAGGCCAACGCCATCCTGAACCTTCGGGGCCAGGTCCTGCCCGCCACGCCCCAGGCGGTGCGCCTCGCCGCCCGCCTCCAGGACGGGCGGAGGGTGGTGGGGGAGGTGGCCTTGAGGGAGGCCGGGGGCCGGGTGCGGGAGGTGGGGCTAGAGCCCGAGCCCAGCGTGGTCATGGGGGAGGTCCTCGAGGCCCTCCGCCGGGCGGACCTCGTCCTCCTGGGGCCTGGGAGCCTCTACACCAGCGTCATCCCCAGCTTCCTCCCCGGGCCCATCCGCGAGGCGGTGCGGCGGTCGGGGGCCCTTGTGGTCTACGTGGTCAACCTCATGACCGAGCCCGGGGAGACGGACGGGTACACCGCCTACGACCACTACAAGGCCGTGGCCCACCACCTGGGGCGGAGGCCGGACGTGGTGGTGGTCCACACCGCCCCCATCCCCGAGCCGGTGCTCCGGCGCTACGCCGCCGAGGGGCGCCACCCCGTGGCCTACGACCCTCGTCCCTTCAGGGTGGACGGGGTGCGGGTGCTGGAGGGGGACTTCCGCGAGGCGGGGGAGCTTGCCCAGCACGACCCCAAGAAGCTGGCGCGGGCGGTGCTGAAGCTGGTATAA
- a CDS encoding glucodextranase DOMON-like domain-containing protein, translated as MLFLFQDPLGDAHGLAYLYPQAALYQEAGEGYADLTALAGEVRQGELVLKLRLARYPNPLGGPLGFSLATALVYLDLAPGGEEALLPGLRTPPGQGWEAAFAVTGFGVERRSPEGKREAVRAWREGEWVVWSTGLPPGGYGYYGAVGLFDPFAPWYLRPVSPEGGAWVLGAPLGMPPVVDVLALRPEDQRAAYQEGVLRPLRPKRFALEAPSLAAFGLGALSLVLAFLLGRKGR; from the coding sequence GTGCTGTTCCTCTTTCAAGACCCCCTCGGGGACGCCCACGGCCTCGCCTACCTCTATCCCCAGGCCGCCCTTTACCAGGAGGCCGGGGAGGGGTACGCCGACCTCACCGCCTTGGCCGGGGAGGTTCGGCAGGGGGAGCTCGTCCTCAAGCTGCGGCTCGCCCGCTACCCCAACCCCTTGGGCGGGCCCTTGGGCTTCAGCCTGGCCACGGCCCTGGTCTACCTGGACCTCGCCCCAGGGGGGGAGGAGGCCCTTCTTCCCGGCCTCCGCACCCCCCCGGGCCAGGGGTGGGAGGCGGCCTTCGCGGTCACGGGCTTCGGGGTGGAACGGAGAAGCCCCGAGGGGAAGAGGGAGGCGGTGCGGGCCTGGCGGGAGGGGGAGTGGGTGGTCTGGTCCACGGGCCTTCCCCCGGGGGGGTACGGCTACTACGGGGCGGTGGGGCTCTTTGACCCCTTCGCCCCCTGGTACCTGCGCCCCGTTTCCCCGGAAGGGGGGGCCTGGGTCCTGGGGGCCCCCTTGGGCATGCCTCCGGTGGTGGACGTCCTCGCCCTCCGCCCCGAGGACCAAAGGGCCGCCTACCAGGAAGGGGTGCTCAGGCCCCTGCGCCCCAAGCGGTTCGCCCTGGAGGCCCCAAGCCTCGCCGCCTTCGGCCTAGGGGCCTTGTCCCTGGTCCTGGCCTTTCTGCTTGGGCGAAAGGGGCGCTGA
- a CDS encoding tetratricopeptide repeat protein: MLRMILLPSLGPLHILHPRYNAATVLAILEAANPPVVYLASHSEASLAEGAWREEDPLLFHLLPWAEARGVPVVPVDREAHLKGEAEAFREALAQYPAARPHLERLAAFDRDLSALLQRPLTPERLYAPEFLGELGTLYEGFVRAFGEGPATGFRARRVAGVVEALKGREGAVVADLLDFLLLLEAFPQKGPPPHRPTEAERVRALLDRAWLLKEEDDWGALVEQLFAIGSPEALYLAAQVYLASGQWEDALALMEEVFRMDFQHPGYLPGYVLARMGQLLDLAGERERALRAYRGVLALSWAPEEARAVALAGLKTPFRL; this comes from the coding sequence ATGCTTAGGATGATCCTCCTGCCCTCCCTCGGTCCCCTCCACATACTCCACCCACGCTACAACGCCGCCACGGTCCTGGCCATCCTCGAGGCGGCCAACCCCCCCGTGGTCTACCTGGCCTCCCACTCCGAGGCCTCCCTCGCCGAGGGCGCCTGGCGGGAGGAGGACCCCCTCCTCTTCCACCTCCTCCCCTGGGCGGAGGCGCGGGGCGTGCCCGTGGTGCCCGTGGACCGGGAAGCCCACCTGAAGGGGGAGGCGGAGGCCTTCCGGGAGGCCTTGGCCCAGTACCCGGCGGCCCGGCCCCACCTGGAGCGCCTGGCCGCCTTTGACCGGGACCTCTCCGCCCTCCTGCAAAGGCCCCTCACCCCGGAGCGCCTCTACGCCCCCGAGTTCCTGGGCGAGCTCGGCACCCTCTACGAGGGCTTCGTCCGCGCCTTCGGCGAGGGCCCGGCCACGGGCTTCCGGGCCAGGCGGGTGGCGGGGGTGGTGGAGGCGCTGAAGGGCCGGGAGGGGGCCGTGGTGGCGGATCTTTTGGACTTCCTCCTTCTCCTCGAGGCCTTCCCCCAGAAAGGCCCCCCGCCCCACCGGCCCACGGAGGCGGAGCGCGTCCGGGCCCTTTTGGACCGGGCCTGGCTCCTTAAGGAGGAGGACGACTGGGGCGCGCTTGTGGAGCAGCTCTTCGCCATCGGCTCCCCGGAGGCCCTGTACCTTGCGGCCCAGGTCTACCTGGCCTCGGGGCAGTGGGAGGACGCCCTGGCCCTCATGGAGGAGGTCTTCCGCATGGACTTCCAGCACCCGGGCTACCTCCCGGGGTACGTCCTGGCCCGGATGGGGCAGCTTCTGGACCTCGCCGGGGAGCGGGAGCGGGCCTTACGGGCCTACCGGGGGGTCCTGGCCCTCTCCTGGGCCCCGGAGGAGGCGAGGGCCGTGGCCCTGGCGGGGCTGAAGACGCCTTTCCGCCTCTAA
- a CDS encoding MFS transporter: MNPNIILASFAARLGASPVLIGLVPALPLAGGLLPQALLVGWVARHGRKLPLYRRASAFRFAGLLLLVFGAFFLGAWPGLLLGAFLVGLFLFALFTAVAGLPYWEVLAKAVPREERPGLFAAIYMGGGVLAFMAGFGVRALLGLDLPFPLGYALLFALGTLAYGAAWYVFGQVEEPEEGVAVGRTDLRLPLRRPGFRAYLTARLFLGLAGMVEPFYAAYAVRVLGKEAELGLYLALNALAFILSNALWSALARRGAKAVFLGGGVLVLATPLLALALPPGAFALVFFLQGAYLAALGIAGNTYLLNLAPPEERTATLGLANSFLGFFAFSPVLGGWVVGAWGYGALFLLSAGLAVLGLWAVRRLPEA; encoded by the coding sequence ATGAACCCTAACATCATCCTGGCGAGCTTCGCCGCCCGCCTCGGGGCCTCCCCCGTCCTCATCGGCCTGGTCCCCGCCCTTCCCCTGGCGGGAGGCCTCCTCCCCCAGGCCCTTTTGGTGGGATGGGTGGCGCGCCACGGAAGGAAGCTTCCCCTCTACCGCAGGGCCTCGGCCTTCCGTTTCGCGGGGCTTCTTCTTCTCGTCTTTGGGGCCTTCTTCCTTGGGGCGTGGCCGGGCCTGCTTCTCGGCGCGTTCCTGGTGGGGCTTTTTCTTTTTGCCCTCTTTACCGCCGTGGCTGGCCTGCCCTACTGGGAGGTGCTGGCCAAGGCTGTGCCCCGCGAGGAGCGGCCCGGACTCTTCGCCGCGATCTACATGGGGGGCGGGGTTTTGGCCTTTATGGCCGGCTTCGGCGTGCGCGCCCTTCTGGGCCTGGACCTCCCCTTTCCCCTAGGCTACGCCCTTCTCTTCGCCCTGGGGACCCTGGCCTACGGGGCGGCGTGGTACGTCTTCGGGCAGGTGGAGGAGCCCGAGGAGGGGGTGGCGGTGGGGCGCACCGACCTCCGCCTTCCCCTAAGGCGCCCCGGGTTTCGCGCCTACCTCACGGCCCGGCTCTTCCTGGGGCTTGCGGGCATGGTGGAGCCCTTCTACGCCGCCTACGCGGTCCGGGTCTTGGGGAAGGAGGCGGAGCTCGGCCTCTACCTTGCCCTTAACGCCCTGGCCTTCATCCTCTCCAATGCCCTCTGGTCCGCCCTGGCCCGGAGGGGGGCAAAGGCCGTCTTTCTCGGAGGGGGGGTGCTGGTGCTCGCCACGCCCCTTCTCGCCCTCGCCCTTCCCCCCGGGGCCTTCGCCTTGGTCTTCTTCCTGCAGGGAGCCTACCTTGCCGCCTTGGGCATCGCCGGCAACACCTACCTCCTCAACCTGGCCCCGCCCGAGGAGCGGACCGCCACCCTAGGCCTTGCCAACAGCTTCCTGGGCTTCTTCGCCTTCTCCCCGGTCCTCGGAGGGTGGGTGGTGGGGGCTTGGGGCTACGGGGCCCTCTTCCTCCTCTCCGCGGGCCTGGCCGTCCTGGGCCTCTGGGCCGTCCGGCGGCTTCCGGAGGCCTGA
- a CDS encoding DUF6414 family protein has product MKSSPGLLESASASLKHFLYLDDYRVASYVSQLKNGLTLIKQLRELSSRGIQDNPLSFEKEQRVERKLSGGLGFGVGNVEGERVQTETHRVASGGQGSCKDLCVIPSCATS; this is encoded by the coding sequence ATGAAAAGCTCGCCCGGTCTCTTAGAAAGCGCTTCGGCCAGCCTTAAGCATTTCCTCTACCTAGACGATTACCGAGTTGCCTCCTACGTTTCCCAACTGAAAAATGGGCTCACCTTAATCAAGCAGCTCCGCGAACTCAGCTCTAGGGGCATACAGGATAACCCCCTCTCCTTCGAAAAAGAGCAACGCGTTGAGCGTAAGCTTTCTGGCGGGCTCGGTTTTGGCGTTGGCAACGTGGAAGGAGAGCGAGTCCAAACGGAAACTCATAGGGTGGCCAGCGGGGGACAGGGGTCGTGTAAGGATTTATGTGTAATACCTTCGTGTGCTACCTCATAG